The following are from one region of the Hydrogenimonas sp. SS33 genome:
- the pseC gene encoding UDP-4-amino-4,6-dideoxy-N-acetyl-beta-L-altrosamine transaminase: MNFIPYGRQSIDRSDIEAVEKTLLSDFLTTGPEIEAFEREMAAYCGAGYAVAVSSGTAALHLASLALLEPGSTVITTPNSFVATSNALLYAGARPLFADIGRDGNIDLDLCEKLLRENPEIRVLYAVHFSGNPVDQERLAGIREKYAVTVLEDCAHSLGASDGDIRAGSCQNSDVSIFSFHPVKNMTTGEGGMVTTNDPEIAEKIRLLRNHGIVKTPEMKPWEYEMRELGFNYRITDLQCSLGRSQLKKLDSFTGRRRELARRYDDAFSGHPYIRPLYRYDGRSSYHLYVVLVDFQKIGIKREALFGEMKKRGIGLQVHYIPINKQPYYRKLGYGGEYTPVMDDYYRQCVSLPLYPALRNDEQEYVIRSLMEVLNG, from the coding sequence ATGAATTTCATCCCGTACGGCAGGCAGAGCATCGACCGCTCGGACATAGAAGCCGTTGAAAAGACCCTTTTATCCGATTTTCTCACGACGGGGCCGGAGATCGAAGCCTTCGAAAGAGAGATGGCGGCTTACTGCGGTGCCGGATATGCGGTAGCGGTGAGCAGCGGGACGGCCGCGCTGCATCTTGCATCGCTGGCACTTTTGGAGCCCGGAAGTACCGTCATCACGACGCCCAACTCGTTCGTGGCGACGTCAAACGCCCTTTTGTATGCCGGCGCCCGCCCCCTCTTCGCAGATATCGGGCGAGACGGCAACATCGACCTCGATCTATGCGAAAAACTCTTGCGGGAAAACCCGGAAATCCGTGTTCTGTACGCAGTACATTTTTCAGGCAACCCCGTCGATCAGGAGAGACTCGCCGGAATCAGAGAGAAATACGCCGTCACCGTACTTGAAGACTGCGCCCACAGCCTTGGCGCTTCCGACGGTGATATCAGAGCGGGAAGCTGTCAGAACTCGGATGTTTCGATTTTCTCTTTCCACCCCGTCAAAAACATGACGACGGGTGAAGGCGGTATGGTCACCACCAACGATCCGGAAATTGCCGAAAAGATCCGCTTACTGCGCAACCACGGGATTGTCAAAACCCCGGAAATGAAGCCCTGGGAATATGAAATGCGGGAACTGGGATTCAACTACCGCATTACCGATCTTCAATGCTCCCTTGGGCGTTCCCAGCTGAAAAAGCTCGATTCCTTCACCGGCAGAAGAAGAGAACTGGCACGCCGCTACGACGATGCTTTTTCCGGCCATCCCTACATCCGTCCCCTCTACCGTTACGACGGGCGCTCTTCCTATCATCTCTATGTCGTGCTTGTCGATTTTCAAAAGATCGGCATAAAAAGAGAGGCGCTCTTCGGGGAGATGAAAAAAAGAGGAATCGGACTACAGGTTCACTATATCCCCATCAACAAGCAGCCGTATTACCGTAAACTCGGCTATGGAGGGGAATATACCCCCGTCATGGACGACTATTACCGACAGTGCGTCTCCCTCCCTCTCTATCCGGCATTGCGGAATGATGAGCAGGAGTATGTCATCCGCTCCCTCATGGAAGTACTCAATGGATAG
- the pseF gene encoding pseudaminic acid cytidylyltransferase, producing the protein MDRAVAVIPARGGSKRIPRKNIRPFHGKPLIAYSIETARESGLFERVIVSTDDPEIAETARSFGAETPFLRPSSLSDDFTSTDAVVDHAVNWLKREGMTFDYVCTVYATAPFLEPAYLKEGLERLKNSDAVYTFAATSMPFPIQRTFTLDAKGRCRMFFPEHYNTRSQDLEPAYQDAGQFYWRHMKRHTEENMFGKDSIPIIIPRHLVQDIDTEEDWKRAEIMYRVLKESR; encoded by the coding sequence ATGGATAGAGCGGTCGCCGTCATCCCGGCCAGGGGCGGAAGCAAACGTATTCCCCGAAAAAACATCAGACCTTTCCATGGGAAACCGCTGATCGCATACTCCATCGAGACGGCGCGCGAAAGCGGCCTTTTCGAGAGAGTCATCGTCTCCACCGACGATCCGGAAATTGCGGAAACAGCACGCTCATTCGGTGCGGAAACACCGTTTCTGCGGCCTTCTTCCCTTTCGGATGATTTCACTTCGACCGATGCAGTCGTCGACCATGCCGTCAATTGGCTTAAAAGAGAGGGGATGACGTTCGATTACGTATGCACCGTTTACGCGACGGCGCCTTTTCTCGAACCGGCCTATCTGAAAGAGGGGCTTGAGAGGCTGAAAAACTCCGACGCGGTCTACACCTTCGCGGCGACTTCGATGCCCTTCCCCATACAACGGACTTTCACCCTCGATGCGAAAGGGCGCTGCCGAATGTTTTTCCCGGAACACTACAACACCCGGAGCCAGGATCTTGAACCGGCCTATCAGGATGCGGGCCAGTTTTACTGGCGGCATATGAAGAGGCACACCGAAGAGAATATGTTCGGAAAGGATTCCATCCCCATCATCATTCCCCGCCACCTTGTCCAGGACATCGACACCGAAGAGGATTGGAAAAGAGCGGAAATCATGTATCGCGTTTTGAAAGAGAGCCGTTGA
- the pseG gene encoding UDP-2,4-diacetamido-2,4,6-trideoxy-beta-L-altropyranose hydrolase — protein sequence MKTVIIRADSSYRIGTGHIMRDLVLAEREFSGSRVIFAVRDLPGNINHRIKAAGFDTVLLHSDSIEELISLVIEKNAETVVLDHYGIGIEEEKKLKKAADTTLFVLDDLYEPHYCDTLLNHNIYAVPERYRGLVPPGCIVRCGPAHTLVRKEFDAVLQKNFPASTKSGTVFVAMGGSDHSGISLSVLKVLERFGNLDIDIVTTSANTKIGELRRGIETLHNRVRLHIDSDSVAQLMGRCRFGIVTPSVVLNEMFYLKKPFIAIQTVENQREMVDFLEKEKLPVLRKFDADALESEVKAMFKTLEREKK from the coding sequence TTGAAAACCGTCATTATACGCGCAGACAGTTCCTACCGTATCGGTACAGGCCATATTATGCGGGATCTCGTTCTGGCGGAGAGGGAATTTTCCGGCTCCCGCGTCATTTTCGCAGTCCGCGATCTGCCGGGAAATATCAACCACAGGATCAAAGCCGCGGGTTTTGATACCGTTTTACTTCACAGTGACAGTATCGAAGAACTGATCTCTCTGGTGATTGAAAAAAATGCCGAAACCGTGGTCCTGGATCATTACGGTATCGGCATAGAGGAGGAGAAAAAGCTCAAAAAGGCTGCCGACACGACTCTTTTCGTCCTTGACGACCTTTACGAACCCCACTATTGTGACACTCTTTTGAACCACAACATCTACGCGGTCCCGGAAAGATACCGGGGGCTGGTTCCTCCCGGCTGCATTGTACGCTGCGGTCCGGCCCATACGCTCGTGCGAAAAGAGTTTGACGCCGTCTTGCAGAAAAACTTCCCCGCTTCGACAAAGAGCGGAACCGTTTTTGTAGCCATGGGAGGCTCCGACCACAGCGGTATCTCCCTCTCCGTCCTGAAAGTACTGGAGCGTTTCGGGAATCTCGACATCGACATCGTCACCACTTCCGCCAACACAAAGATCGGTGAACTCCGCAGAGGCATCGAAACCCTGCATAACCGCGTCAGACTCCATATCGATTCCGATTCTGTCGCGCAGCTCATGGGACGATGCCGTTTCGGAATCGTTACGCCCAGCGTTGTATTGAATGAAATGTTCTACCTGAAAAAACCCTTCATCGCCATACAAACGGTTGAAAACCAACGGGAAATGGTCGATTTTCTCGAGAAAGAGAAGCTTCCCGTTCTGCGGAAATTTGATGCGGATGCTCTCGAATCGGAGGTGAAAGCGATGTTCAAAACCCTGGAGAGGGAAAAAAAATGA
- a CDS encoding WbqC family protein translates to MRLALMQPTFDPWLGYFDLIDYADIFVFLDTVQLNRQSWQTRNRLLLGGKEHLFPLPVINDRSSGKTLIKEARLDFRRFDFRKKLIRTLEQYYRKSPYFDEVHPFLRSLIMYETPFLSEYNTHMIGKICEKTGIATPLVRLSETSFSSDAQKGALVFDVCRYFDADIYVSPIGAKEYLQQSAGLFEESGITVEFQYYQHPQYRQQSEVFVPYIGIFDILYNEGTQKALEIIRTGRKYENR, encoded by the coding sequence ATGAGACTCGCTCTCATGCAACCGACATTCGATCCGTGGCTCGGCTATTTCGACCTCATAGATTATGCGGACATTTTCGTCTTTCTTGACACCGTCCAACTCAATCGCCAAAGCTGGCAGACGAGAAACCGTCTTCTGCTGGGAGGGAAAGAACATCTCTTCCCGTTACCGGTTATCAACGACCGCTCTTCGGGAAAAACTCTCATAAAAGAAGCCAGACTGGACTTTCGACGTTTCGATTTTCGGAAGAAACTGATTCGGACACTGGAACAGTATTACAGAAAATCTCCCTATTTTGATGAGGTTCACCCCTTTCTCCGCTCCCTCATCATGTACGAAACCCCCTTTCTGAGCGAATACAATACCCATATGATCGGGAAAATATGTGAAAAAACGGGCATTGCCACACCCCTTGTTCGACTCTCCGAAACCTCTTTCTCTTCCGATGCGCAAAAAGGTGCCCTCGTTTTCGATGTATGCCGCTATTTCGATGCCGACATCTATGTCTCGCCGATCGGTGCCAAAGAGTATCTTCAGCAGAGCGCCGGACTCTTCGAAGAGTCCGGCATCACCGTCGAGTTTCAGTACTATCAACATCCGCAATACCGCCAACAAAGCGAAGTTTTCGTCCCCTATATCGGGATATTCGATATCCTGTACAATGAAGGAACCCAAAAAGCTCTCGAAATTATAAGAACAGGGAGAAAATATGAAAATAGGTAA
- the pseI gene encoding pseudaminic acid synthase: MKIGNFDLNGPATFIIAELSANHGGDIDIAKRTIDAAKEAGADAVKLQTYRADTITLDCNRKDFIIGGETLWDGQRLYDLYKEASLPWEWHAELFEHARERGLEIFSSPFDKSAVDFLETFSPCAYKIASFEITDYGLIRYAAAKGRPMIISTGIATIQEIQDAVDICREEGNTNIALLQCTSSYPAPLEEANLNTIPNMRDSFGVVAGFSDHTLGISAPVAAVALGAKIIEKHFILDKSIGGPDAGFSLDREEFGAMVRAVRETEKLLGNVNYSLTERKRRNRRFARSLYVAEEIRKGEIFTENNLRSVRPGYGLHPKYLPEILGKRARCDLQKGTPMKFSYVEETCETG, encoded by the coding sequence ATGAAAATAGGTAATTTCGACCTGAACGGACCGGCTACTTTCATCATCGCCGAGTTGAGTGCGAATCATGGGGGAGACATCGATATTGCAAAACGGACCATCGACGCCGCGAAAGAGGCGGGAGCCGATGCCGTCAAACTTCAAACCTACCGAGCCGATACGATCACACTTGACTGCAACCGGAAAGATTTTATTATCGGGGGGGAAACCCTGTGGGACGGACAGAGACTTTATGACCTGTACAAAGAGGCATCGCTCCCGTGGGAATGGCATGCGGAACTTTTCGAACATGCCAGAGAGAGAGGACTTGAAATTTTTTCTTCCCCTTTTGACAAAAGTGCCGTCGATTTTCTCGAAACATTCTCTCCCTGCGCATACAAAATCGCCTCGTTTGAAATCACCGACTATGGGCTCATCCGTTACGCCGCCGCGAAAGGCCGTCCGATGATCATCTCGACCGGCATCGCAACAATCCAGGAGATCCAGGATGCGGTCGACATCTGCAGAGAAGAAGGGAATACCAATATCGCGCTGCTGCAATGCACGAGCTCCTACCCCGCCCCTCTGGAAGAAGCCAACCTCAATACCATTCCGAACATGAGGGACTCTTTCGGGGTGGTCGCCGGCTTTTCAGACCACACTCTTGGAATTTCCGCCCCGGTCGCGGCAGTGGCACTGGGTGCCAAAATCATAGAGAAACATTTCATTCTGGACAAGAGTATCGGCGGCCCCGATGCCGGATTCTCCCTGGACAGGGAGGAGTTCGGCGCAATGGTGCGCGCCGTCAGAGAAACGGAAAAACTTCTCGGAAACGTCAACTATTCACTGACCGAAAGAAAGCGCCGCAACCGACGTTTCGCCAGAAGCCTCTATGTTGCGGAGGAGATTCGGAAAGGGGAGATCTTCACGGAAAACAACCTCCGTTCCGTCAGGCCCGGGTACGGCCTGCACCCGAAGTATCTGCCGGAGATACTCGGGAAACGGGCCCGCTGCGACCTGCAAAAAGGCACTCCCATGAAATTTTCCTATGTGGAAGAAACGTGTGAAACCGGGTAA
- the wecB gene encoding UDP-N-acetylglucosamine 2-epimerase (non-hydrolyzing) encodes MKKTLIVFGTRPEAIKMAPLVKKLQERKTVFQTAVCVTAQHREMLDQVLEIFDIEPDYDLDIMKPGQDLYDVTANVLTGMKRVLEEYRPDMVLVHGDTTTTFATALAAFYDKRAVGHVEAGLRTNDIYSPWPEEANRQLASRLSRLHFAPTAKSRENLLKENIPQTHVTVTGNTVIDALYMVLERIKNDPVLERKMIQKIQSSIREPILETEKGRLILVTGHRRENFGQGFIDICEALKSVALKNPDVHIVYPVHLNPNVQKPVNEILGDLPNIHLIPPLEYEPFVYLMSRSYIIVTDSGGIQEEAPSLGKPVLVMRETTERPEAVEAGTVKLVGTDRELIQKSIQELLQNPALYNSMARAHNPYGDGKACERIAETLENFFKA; translated from the coding sequence TTGAAAAAGACCCTCATCGTTTTCGGAACCCGGCCCGAAGCCATCAAGATGGCGCCTTTGGTAAAAAAACTGCAGGAGCGCAAAACCGTATTCCAGACGGCCGTCTGCGTGACCGCCCAACACAGGGAGATGCTCGACCAGGTTCTCGAAATTTTCGACATAGAGCCCGATTACGACCTCGACATCATGAAACCCGGCCAGGACCTCTACGACGTCACGGCCAATGTCCTGACCGGCATGAAGCGGGTTCTTGAAGAGTATCGACCCGACATGGTGCTGGTTCACGGCGACACCACGACCACTTTCGCCACCGCCCTGGCGGCTTTCTACGACAAAAGAGCCGTGGGGCATGTCGAAGCCGGCCTCAGGACAAACGACATCTACAGCCCCTGGCCCGAAGAAGCCAATCGGCAGCTGGCTTCACGCCTGAGCAGGCTCCACTTCGCTCCGACGGCAAAAAGCCGTGAAAACCTGCTCAAAGAGAATATTCCTCAAACCCATGTCACCGTTACGGGCAATACCGTGATAGACGCTTTGTACATGGTTCTCGAAAGAATCAAAAACGACCCTGTCCTGGAAAGAAAAATGATCCAAAAGATCCAATCGTCCATCCGTGAGCCGATTCTCGAAACGGAAAAGGGCAGACTCATTCTGGTCACCGGCCACCGCCGCGAAAACTTCGGTCAGGGTTTCATTGACATCTGCGAAGCACTGAAATCGGTCGCCCTGAAAAATCCCGACGTCCATATCGTCTACCCGGTCCACCTCAACCCCAACGTACAGAAACCGGTCAATGAAATCCTCGGCGATCTCCCCAACATTCACCTCATTCCGCCCCTGGAATACGAGCCTTTTGTCTATCTGATGAGCAGGTCCTACATCATCGTGACCGACAGCGGAGGCATCCAGGAGGAGGCGCCAAGTCTCGGAAAACCGGTGCTTGTCATGCGGGAGACCACGGAGCGTCCCGAAGCGGTCGAAGCGGGTACGGTCAAACTGGTGGGTACGGACAGGGAGCTGATTCAAAAAAGCATCCAGGAGCTTCTGCAGAACCCGGCCCTCTACAACTCCATGGCCAGGGCCCACAACCCCTACGGCGACGGCAAGGCCTGTGAACGCATCGCAGAGACGCTCGAAAACTTCTTCAAAGCATGA
- the wecC gene encoding UDP-N-acetyl-D-mannosamine dehydrogenase gives MAENIQKICVMGLGYIGLPTAALLANRGFEIHGVDVVQSTVDTINAGKIHIVEPELDVFVQSAVNSGRLKADTKPAEADVFIIAVPTPFHEGHVPNVDYVKSATEAIAPFVKPGNIVILESTSPVGTTHMVEEVLKENGVDTSRVHIAHCPERVLPGKIMLELVQNDRIVGGLTPEATEKTARFYETFVNGTVLRTDAKTAEMAKLTENSFRDVNIAFANELSILCDKFGINVWELIELANRHPRVNILQPGAGVGGHCIAVDPWFIVDAGGDDAKLIRTARERNDYKSEWVIGKIEKEAKKLEKKLKRKPVIACMGLAFKPDIDDLRESPALYITQRLSASMDSVTAVEPNIPLETDPKKKLGIDNPRFRLIDVFDALEDADLLVFLVAHKQFKHLDVSDLNYLDFCGVMNKHKKTI, from the coding sequence ATGGCAGAAAATATCCAAAAAATCTGTGTGATGGGTCTGGGCTATATCGGCCTTCCCACCGCCGCCCTGTTGGCGAACCGGGGATTCGAGATCCACGGCGTGGATGTCGTACAGAGTACGGTGGACACCATCAATGCGGGGAAAATCCACATCGTCGAACCGGAGCTCGACGTTTTCGTCCAGTCCGCGGTCAACTCCGGTCGCCTCAAAGCCGACACGAAGCCCGCCGAAGCCGATGTTTTCATCATCGCCGTTCCGACCCCTTTCCACGAAGGGCACGTTCCCAACGTCGATTACGTCAAGAGTGCCACAGAGGCCATAGCGCCGTTTGTCAAACCCGGAAACATCGTCATACTGGAATCGACCTCCCCCGTCGGAACCACGCATATGGTGGAAGAGGTTCTGAAGGAGAACGGCGTCGATACGTCCCGTGTCCATATCGCCCACTGCCCCGAGCGGGTGCTTCCGGGAAAAATCATGCTCGAACTGGTCCAGAATGACCGTATCGTAGGAGGATTGACGCCGGAGGCCACCGAAAAAACGGCACGCTTCTACGAAACCTTCGTCAACGGTACCGTCCTGCGTACCGACGCCAAAACGGCGGAAATGGCCAAACTCACCGAAAACAGTTTCCGCGACGTCAATATCGCTTTCGCCAACGAACTCTCCATTCTCTGCGACAAATTCGGCATCAACGTCTGGGAGCTCATCGAACTGGCGAACCGCCACCCCCGGGTCAATATTCTTCAACCCGGCGCGGGAGTGGGAGGCCACTGCATCGCCGTCGACCCCTGGTTCATTGTCGATGCCGGCGGAGACGACGCCAAGCTCATCCGTACCGCCAGGGAACGCAACGACTACAAAAGCGAGTGGGTCATCGGAAAGATCGAAAAAGAGGCCAAAAAACTCGAAAAAAAGCTGAAGAGGAAACCGGTCATCGCCTGCATGGGGCTCGCTTTCAAGCCCGACATCGACGACCTGAGGGAATCCCCCGCCCTCTATATCACGCAGCGCCTCTCCGCATCCATGGATTCCGTTACCGCCGTCGAGCCGAACATACCCCTGGAGACGGACCCGAAGAAAAAACTGGGAATCGACAATCCCCGTTTCCGGCTTATAGACGTCTTCGACGCCCTGGAAGATGCCGACCTTCTTGTCTTCCTGGTCGCCCACAAGCAGTTCAAACATCTGGATGTCTCAGATCTCAACTACCTCGACTTTTGCGGGGTTATGAACAAACATAAAAAGACGATATGA
- a CDS encoding acyltransferase: protein MKRRIDFLDGMRGLAILLVVAFHAYARWPEIVPYAHRFEEIALFKYGWMGVQLFFMISGFVIFMSLDNSKGILNFVKKRWLRLFPAMLTVTLLVYMTLPLFPEGPTKHADPVDLIPGLTFISHTIWSAWLHIPVKSLEGPFWSLYVEFEFYVIAALTYFLIGRNFLIPILVTFYTLALFSSFSHHLPHSEVLATVKNISETLSFEHFGWFATGAAFYLFYTERKKKWFYIGWAIGLLSVLILRDAATPVPLLFGLSLLLIFSFSLITPFIQKFLNRKLLLFFGFVSYPLYLMHENAMVALIVKSGKHFPWLPDFLHPFVAVALLLPIAYVIARYIEPKLKNLLNNQFQKIEIGATGSL, encoded by the coding sequence ATGAAAAGACGCATCGATTTTCTCGATGGGATGAGAGGGTTGGCCATACTTCTCGTCGTTGCTTTTCACGCTTATGCGAGATGGCCGGAAATCGTACCCTATGCTCACAGATTTGAAGAGATCGCACTCTTCAAATACGGATGGATGGGAGTACAGCTCTTTTTTATGATCTCCGGCTTTGTCATATTTATGAGCCTGGACAACAGCAAAGGTATTCTCAATTTCGTAAAGAAAAGATGGCTCCGGCTCTTCCCCGCCATGCTCACCGTCACTCTTCTGGTCTACATGACGCTTCCCCTCTTTCCAGAAGGGCCCACAAAACATGCCGATCCCGTCGATCTCATTCCCGGCCTTACCTTCATTTCCCATACGATCTGGTCGGCATGGCTGCATATCCCCGTAAAAAGTCTGGAAGGACCTTTTTGGTCACTCTATGTCGAATTTGAATTTTATGTCATTGCGGCTCTGACCTATTTCCTTATCGGCAGAAACTTTCTCATTCCCATCCTTGTAACATTCTATACGCTTGCGCTCTTCTCTTCCTTTTCTCATCATCTGCCTCACAGTGAAGTGCTCGCTACGGTGAAAAACATCTCCGAAACCCTCTCTTTTGAGCACTTCGGGTGGTTTGCTACCGGTGCCGCCTTTTATCTTTTCTATACCGAAAGAAAGAAAAAATGGTTTTATATCGGTTGGGCCATCGGCCTTCTCTCCGTTTTGATACTCCGAGACGCCGCAACTCCTGTTCCTCTGCTGTTCGGTTTGTCTCTCCTCTTGATTTTCAGCTTTTCACTGATTACACCGTTCATTCAAAAATTTCTGAACAGAAAACTTCTCCTCTTTTTCGGTTTTGTAAGCTACCCGCTCTATCTCATGCACGAAAATGCCATGGTCGCGCTGATCGTCAAATCCGGCAAACACTTTCCGTGGCTGCCGGATTTTCTCCATCCTTTTGTCGCCGTCGCTTTACTGCTGCCGATTGCCTATGTTATCGCTCGCTATATCGAACCGAAACTCAAAAATCTGTTAAACAATCAGTTCCAAAAAATCGAAATCGGCGCAACCGGCTCTCTCTGA
- a CDS encoding UDP-N-acetylglucosamine 4,6-dehydratase, with protein sequence MNDILHLIGRNEALFCDDIQKFGKELQNIVSSSTFLVIGGAGSIGQAVTKEIFKRNPKKLHVVDISENNMVELVRDLRSSLGYIDGEFKTFALDIGSDIYDAFIGADGKYDYILNLSALKHVRSEKDPFTLMRMIDVNIFNTDKTLRQAIDKGTKKYFCVSTDKAANPVNMMGASKRIMEMFLMRRSLEIPLSTARFANVAFSDGSLLHGFNQRIQKRQPIVAPNDIKRYFVTPQESGELCLMSSIFGENRDIFFPKLSEALHLISFADIAVKYLEKMGYEPYLCKSEEEARELAKTLPQKGQWPCLFTPSDTTGEKDFEEFFTENELLDMERFENIGVIKNEPVFDDALLNDFEKTIREYRNRGSWTKEEIVSLFHKMIPGFGHKETGKYLDEKM encoded by the coding sequence GTGAATGATATATTGCATTTGATAGGTAGAAATGAAGCACTGTTTTGTGATGACATTCAAAAGTTTGGCAAGGAGCTGCAGAACATTGTCTCATCATCTACTTTCCTTGTAATCGGAGGGGCCGGTTCGATCGGACAGGCTGTTACAAAAGAGATATTTAAGCGCAATCCGAAAAAATTACATGTAGTTGACATCAGCGAAAACAATATGGTTGAACTCGTTCGGGATTTACGGAGTTCGCTTGGATATATCGATGGAGAGTTCAAGACGTTTGCACTCGATATCGGCTCTGATATTTACGATGCTTTTATCGGTGCGGACGGAAAATACGACTATATATTGAATCTTTCGGCCCTGAAACATGTAAGAAGCGAAAAAGACCCTTTTACACTGATGCGCATGATCGATGTGAATATCTTCAATACAGACAAAACCTTGCGCCAGGCAATCGACAAAGGTACCAAAAAATATTTCTGTGTCTCTACGGACAAAGCCGCCAATCCCGTTAATATGATGGGAGCGTCCAAACGCATTATGGAGATGTTTCTTATGCGCAGAAGTCTGGAGATTCCCTTGTCGACGGCAAGATTCGCCAATGTGGCATTCAGTGACGGCTCTTTACTGCATGGTTTCAATCAACGTATCCAGAAAAGGCAGCCCATCGTCGCACCCAACGACATCAAAAGATATTTCGTAACCCCCCAGGAGTCGGGGGAACTCTGTTTGATGTCATCTATTTTCGGCGAAAACAGAGATATCTTCTTCCCGAAACTGAGCGAGGCGCTGCATCTCATCTCCTTCGCCGACATTGCGGTCAAATATCTTGAGAAGATGGGGTACGAACCCTATTTGTGCAAGAGCGAAGAAGAAGCGAGAGAGTTGGCGAAAACACTTCCCCAAAAAGGGCAGTGGCCTTGTCTTTTCACGCCGAGCGACACCACGGGAGAAAAAGATTTTGAAGAGTTCTTTACGGAAAACGAGCTTTTGGATATGGAGAGATTCGAAAACATCGGCGTCATCAAAAACGAACCGGTTTTCGACGATGCGCTCCTGAATGACTTTGAAAAAACCATACGGGAGTATCGCAACAGGGGCTCATGGACAAAAGAAGAGATCGTCTCACTCTTCCATAAAATGATTCCCGGTTTCGGCCACAAAGAAACGGGAAAATATCTCGATGAGAAGATGTAA
- a CDS encoding LegC family aminotransferase: protein MNFEETVSFIRELYPQKEFVALHEPVFNGNEKKYLEECIDSTFVSSVGKYVDLFEEKIADFVGSRYAVATVNGTSALHISLLLANVANGDEVITQPLTFIATCNAISYIGAKPVFVDVDLETMGLSPKALESFLDAHCIREDGQCINKETGKVIRACVPMHTFGHPCKIDEIAEICEAWHIALVEDAAESLGSYYKNRHTGTFGKLAAFSFNGNKVITSGGGGCIVTDDEVLAKKAKHLTTTAKIPHRWEYVHDMIGYNYRMPNLNAALLVAQLEQLENFLADKRELASLYQNFFEKQKINFVTEPKLSNSNYWLNAVILKDIGERDRFLEYTNSRNVMTRPVWRLMNRLEMFKDAQCGTLENALWLEERVVNIPSGVRG, encoded by the coding sequence ATGAATTTTGAAGAGACTGTCTCGTTTATTCGCGAACTTTACCCGCAGAAAGAGTTCGTCGCCCTGCATGAACCGGTTTTCAACGGGAATGAAAAAAAATACCTCGAAGAGTGCATTGATTCGACATTCGTATCGAGTGTAGGAAAATATGTCGACCTTTTCGAAGAAAAGATCGCCGATTTTGTAGGGTCCAGGTATGCAGTCGCAACCGTCAACGGCACAAGTGCTCTGCATATATCTTTGCTTTTGGCAAACGTGGCAAACGGGGATGAAGTCATTACCCAGCCTCTTACATTTATTGCTACCTGCAATGCAATAAGTTATATAGGCGCCAAACCGGTTTTTGTCGACGTTGACCTTGAAACCATGGGGTTGAGTCCCAAGGCATTGGAATCGTTTCTGGATGCACACTGTATTCGGGAAGACGGACAGTGCATCAACAAAGAAACCGGGAAAGTCATTAGAGCATGCGTACCGATGCATACTTTCGGTCATCCGTGCAAAATCGACGAGATCGCCGAAATTTGTGAAGCCTGGCATATCGCACTGGTTGAAGACGCCGCAGAATCTCTTGGAAGCTACTATAAGAACAGGCACACCGGCACATTCGGAAAACTGGCCGCTTTCAGTTTCAACGGAAACAAAGTTATCACGAGTGGAGGCGGAGGCTGCATCGTCACAGATGACGAAGTTCTGGCGAAAAAAGCGAAACATCTGACAACTACGGCAAAAATTCCCCACCGGTGGGAGTATGTTCATGACATGATCGGCTACAATTACCGTATGCCGAACCTCAATGCGGCTCTTCTGGTCGCCCAGCTGGAACAACTCGAAAATTTTCTGGCCGACAAACGGGAACTTGCTTCTTTGTATCAGAACTTTTTCGAAAAGCAAAAAATAAATTTTGTAACCGAACCGAAGCTCTCCAACTCGAATTATTGGCTCAATGCCGTTATTTTGAAAGACATCGGAGAGCGAGACCGCTTTTTGGAATATACCAACAGCAGAAATGTCATGACCAGACCGGTATGGCGTTTGATGAATAGACTGGAGATGTTTAAAGATGCCCAGTGCGGCACGCTGGAAAATGCATTGTGGCTGGAAGAGAGGGTCGTCAACATTCCAAGCGGAGTGCGGGGATGA